The Vicia villosa cultivar HV-30 ecotype Madison, WI unplaced genomic scaffold, Vvil1.0 ctg.000205F_1_1, whole genome shotgun sequence nucleotide sequence TCAattctaaatattaatacaaTATTACAACTTCAGGACTAAATATTATTAGTACTACATATACACCAAATGCGTCTCTGgaatgagtgagagagaaatcagagaatgaagttgaaatgttgaataggaaggaagagtgaaggaatagtgagtcacgtgacgtgagtgtacaatattgcaattagatttgaaatataataaactaattatagaaattcaaaagtttagttaaatatgcggtttggttcggtttggtttggtttggttttgtgaaatgaaaaccgcaaactgaaccgaaccgtgcggtttcaGCCTAAAAACCATCCAAAaccatccaaaccaaacgcggtttttgcggttttcggtttggattggttcggtttgcgATTTTCCTTTTAgtttggttcggatacgatcacccttAGTTACCTTAGTTACTTTGATATTCTTTCAACTTATTTACTTACATTACATACACACTAGTGTTTTACTATACCAATTACTAGTGGATATTTTGGCATGGTATTCCCTGTTGTCCTAGTTTTAAATTGCAGATACCGCCGTATATTGCAGTCGCTATGGCgtgaattttttatgaataaaaaatattataatattatattgtattatttatttattttatattttattaatatatttttagtcattataaatattttaaattttattttaattcttattaaaaattaaCATATTCTGATCCTACAAAATTTTCATGCAtgcattttaatttttactattttctaaaattttgaaagttgtttaattatcctttaacttttaaattttgaataatttttttcataaatgtttagaatactataaaatgtttatttattaaattttagaattttttaaaatgcgaagaattaaatataaatttttaaaattttaaaagataatgataaaaataataaaaagctcAACCTAAAGATCAAAATTTGAATTCTCTTTTCTTCAAAGAACTTTTTGTAACATTCTAAatatgtctgcaaaataatcattaaaaaatacacaTTAATTTAATAGTAGAGATTAAAAGTACTTATATAATAATTTCGTAGAGACCAAAAAATGCTATTTCTTTATAGGATCTAAAAACaaactttaataattttataggaaccaaaaatatatttaaccctattttatatatttttcatttcatttctaaATTTTCATATTATACCACTTTAATAATTCGCCACTTGTGATGTGGAATCTttcactaagcttgcttcaatgaATTATCACCGGTTATTATTAGCACTTCAATGTGATGTGGAATCCAAAGACAACAAACTAGTACCAAAATAGTTTTATAATGTTAGTAGACTCTAACTTTTCAAATATACATGCAAACTTGTTTCTGAATGTTACGTATATATTAACTTTATCATCGCCACTTGCATTATTAATATTTCCAACAGGTGTCTAGTAAGTTGCGACAGACATAGAAAAATGTTAGAGAGAGAAGCTCCCACCTCTCTCTAACTTTTGTCCTTCCTTCTCTTTGACTTTTAGAAAGGTCATGGCAAGGTTCTCGAATCTGAAAGGAGGGTGGAGGAGGGTTGTAGGAAAAAACCATAAGAGGCATGGAGCTAGGGAGGAGTGGGACGTTGCAGACGAAGGGAAAAGGAGAGACTTTAACGAGGCGGTAACTTCTTTTTTCATCACTGAGTTCAGAGAAAACTGGAGGGCAAAGGATCTTTTCTTTGAATTCAAGGAGTATGGTGAGTTGGTTGAGGTGGTCATTCCACCGAGAAGAGACAGAAGAGGGCGGCCTTACGGATTCGCTCATTTTCCTAACGTAGCGGATGTGAAATCGTTGGCTATCAAACTTGATAGTGTGATGCTTGAGGGTAGAAAAATGTTCGCAAATTTACCAAGGTTCTAGAGAGTGGAGAAGAATAGGAGCAATAGTTTCAGGACGGGGGCAAGCACCAATGGAACGTCTACAAAGCTCAATGGAAAGGAGTCTTTTGGAAGGGGTGGATCGGGGTGGGTTGATCATCGTTCTTTTGCTGACATTATGTTGAACAGAAAGAATCCAGCAAGGGAGAGCATAGAGGTTGCAGCCTCAAAATCTTTCTCGTTGGTTTCGGAGGCTGATGATCTCAATAGATACGACAAGGCTTTTACCGGGGTTTTGAGGGATTCAGCTTTGGCGTCTGAGCTGAAGAAGCTTTTTTTAGAAGAAGGAATATTCACCATCAGAGTAACGATCTTAGGACCTAATCTTTGTTTGCTTGAAGATTTAGTCTATGGTGTAGTTGAAATCTTCATTGAGGAACGCAGAGATTGGTGGCAACAGTGGTTTAGCGGCATAACTCCTTGGAAAGCGACGGACATAGATTCAGAGATATTCGTGTGGGTCTCGGTGACTGGAATACCATGTCATGCATGTGGCATCAAGCTTTTCAAGCTCTTAGAGGATTCCATAGGTGTGTTCATTAAGTGTGATGACCATACCATTTCTAAGATCAGAATGGACGTAGCAagaatttttattaaaactaaGCAAAAGCCTTTGATTAATGAAGCATGTCTGGTTATTGTGGACGGGGTTTCTTATAGCTTGTTTGTGAGAGAAGTTCTTTATTCCCAACAAGTTGGTGGGCATTTAAAGCCGGTTAGTACCGAAATGAGCTCGGAGGAGAATGTATCCACGGAGGAGGATAGTTCGTATGGAGAGGGTGGAAGAATCGATAGTGACGTTTCAAAAGCCCCACAAGCTATGGAGGAGGCGCAGTCGGGAACCCTAGCAAGGACAATAAGGTCTAGGGGAGCTGATGATGGGTCAGAGGGTGTAGCTGGGAAGGATCATCATAAGGGTTTTGGAAGAAATGAGAATGTTTCACTAAAGGACAATGCTGCGAACACTGTGCTATCTGCGAAAACGCTTTTACCTCCAATAGCTCCTTTTTCGGCCCATGCATTAAATGCAACAAACATTAATTTAGAAGTCAGGGGGAATTTCGAGGGAAGTAAGGATTGTTCAAAAGGTGTTAGCAAAGCTGATAGCAATAACTTTACGTATCatggtgaagaaggtgggacCCCCAGTAGCTTAAAAGTTCTTTCTTGTCCTTGGGCTGATATTGGGTCGGGTGTTAAAGGTGTTTCCAGCCCAATTTCGTTTGACTCAGAATGTAGGAAATTATCTTTGGCAAAGTCCATTAGAGATGAAGCAAAAtctaaaaggaagaaaaagaggaTCATCCACGATCTAGGCACGAAGGTTGATCAAGCTCAATCGTATTTTGCAGCTATAGCTCCAAGAACCAGCAGTGCGCTAGCTAGGGGAAGTGAGGCCAAAGATTTGCCGGAGGAAGATAAGGATTCAATCTCTAACGGTACGTTCTCTCCTTGCACATCTCTCACAGATTCTGAAGTAATGAGATGTAATAGTAGATTATTGAATTCTTCGAAATCTGAGGTTGGGCAGAGAATTTGGAACTCTATTAAGAGATTAGGAGTGGTTAGTGTTGTGGAGGAGAGCAAAAATGTTAACACAGTGGTAGGGATGGAGTTGAGAGACAAAAACGGAACGAATGGGAAGAAGGTGTCTGCAAATCAGTTTTTATgaatattatttcttttaatattaaGGGGGGAGGAAGTGTTACTAAGAGAAGGAGAATTAGTTTCACTTTGAGAACCAACAAGGTGGAGGTGGAGTTTATTCAGGAATGATGTTGAGTGGACTGCGAGTAATTCGGAAGGGGCATCGGGTGGTATGGAAATCCTGTGGAAGAAAGACTCTTTGGTTGTTAATTATAGCTTCATTGGTCCTGGTTATGTTGGCATAAACATCCTTTGGCATGGTTATAATGTTAATTTGGTCAATATTTACGCTCCGTGCAGTGTCAGTTTAAGGAGAGAGCTGTGGCAAACGCTTATCGATAGAAGAACAAATAGTTTGAATGAGGAATGGTGTCTAGGTGGGGACTTTAATGAAGTGTCTAGCAGTGAAGAAAGGATAGGAGAGGGGACTTATCATAACCGGAATGGGATGGAGGAGTTTCGGGATTTCATTGAAAGGATGTGTGTAGTTGACATACCTTGCGTTGGAGGTAGATTTTCTTGGTTTAAAGACAATGGTAAGGCTATGAGTCGTTTGGATAGATTTTTGATTTTGAACAAATTGATAGTTTCTTGGGGGGTGATTGACCAAAGGATTGGTAGAAGAGACTTATCGGACCACGCGCCTATTCGCTTATTTTGTGGTGAAATCGATTGGGGTCCAAAGCCTTTTAAGTTCAATAATGTTTGGCTTAAACATGGAGACTTTAAGGAATTCATTTGTAACGAATGGGCTTCTTTGAAGTTCGAGGGAAGAGGAGATTTCATATTATTTGAAAAGCTCAAAAAGCTTGAGAATAGTATTATAACTTGGAACCGCGAGGTTTTTGGATGGATCGACCTAAGTGTTAAtaaagaagtggagaaaatcaaTGCAATGGATATCATGATAGCGGATAAGTATGGTGATAACATTGAGAACTTGGTGAAAGATAGAAGAGGGCTCTCTAGTGAGTTTTAGAAACATCTTGAAGTGAAAGAAAGTATGCTTAGATTAAAATCTAGACAACTTTGGTTGAAGGAAGGTGATAAAAATTCACATTTTTTCCATAACTCAATCAAAGAGAGACATCGTAGGAATGCTATTTCGGTGTTGGAGGGTGAGGAGGGTCACGTTGAAGGTGTTCAAGAGGTGAAGAATGAAGTTAGAAACCATTTCGAGAATTATTTCAAGGAAGGGGATTTCCGTAGGGCTGTCCCGGAAGGCTTGGACCTCGCTTTTTTGAATGAAGACGACAAAATGTGGTTGCAAAGACCTTTTACGGAGGAGGAAATTAAGAGTGCGGTTTAGGATTACGATGGTAGTAAGAGTCCCGGTCCGGACGGTTACACCATTGAGTTCTTCCAATTCTTTTGGGAAACCGTCAAAGGTGATGTTATCAAATTTGTGGAGGATTTCTATGTCAAAGAGAGACTCACAAAAGGATGTACGTCTTCTCTTATTGCTCTAATTCCCAAAGTAAAGAATCCTCTTTCTTTGAACGAGTATATCGCCCCATTTGTTTAGTAGGAAGTTTGTACAAGATCATTGCAAACATTCTAGCGGGAAGGTTAAGAAGCATTATTGGTAAATTGGTTTCGCCTAATCAAACGGCTTTCATCCCCGATAGGAATATTTTGGATGGAGTCTTGGTTGCGAACGAAGTTTTGGACTTAGCATCTAGAGAGAAGAGAAGTTGTGTAGCTTTaaagattgattttgaaaaagcttaTGATCGGGTAAGTTGGCATTTTTTGAGATTTGTGCTTGTGAAGATGGGGTCAGTTATTATTAACGGTAGTGTTACTAAGGATTTTAAGGTTGAGAAAGACCTTCGTCAAGGCGATCCTTTGTCCCCTTTTTTATTTGTGTTGGCTTCGGAGGTGCTAACGGCGCTTATGAAAAGTCCATAGCAAGTGGGGAGTATAGGGGTTTCAAGATCAACGAGGAGATTAATGTGAATatgcttcaatttgcggatgataccgtCATGTTTGAGGAAGGTGATACCGCGAACTTGTGGACGATGAAGGTTATCCTAAGGGCTTATGAGTTGATGTCGGGGCTACGGGTAAACTTCAATAAAAGCAATATCTATGGTGTTAATGTTTGTGATGGTTACCTTGAGGCGGCTTCGATTTTTCTCGCGTGCAAAGTTGATAATCTCCCTTTTAAGTTCTTAGGAGTTAAAGTGGGCGGTAACCCGAGAAAGCTAGCAATgtggaaagatttgattttgatgtTGAGGCTTCGTTTGGCCGTGTGGAAAGGTATCCATCTCAACATAGCGGGTCGCGTTTGTTTAATCGATTCCGTCATTAATGCCATACCGATTTACTCTCTTTCCTTTTTCAAAGCGCCGAGTAAAATAATCAAAGAGATTCGGGCTATTTAGTCAAATTTTCATTGGAATGGTAGCGAGCTTAAAAGACCTATACATTGGGTGAGTTGGGAGACCGTGTGCAAATCTCGGGAAGAAGGAGGTTTAGGAATTAAGAATGTGGAGgttatgtgtaatacggtgaactgactttttatcgaaatgtcgcggttaagcaagagtcgccaccgacttttattttatccaaataatcagaaaggctaaaagaacaggaaaaaccttttaaataaaa carries:
- the LOC131625337 gene encoding uncharacterized protein LOC131625337, producing the protein MEILWKKDSLVVNYSFIGPGYVGINILWHGYNVNLVNIYAPCSVSLRRELWQTLIDRRTNSLNEEWCLGGDFNEVSSSEERIGEGTYHNRNGMEEFRDFIERMCVVDIPCVGGRFSWFKDNGKAMSRLDRFLILNKLIVSWGVIDQRIGRRDLSDHAPIRLFCGEIDWGPKPFKFNNVWLKHGDFKEFICNEWASLKFEGRGDFILFEKLKKLENSIITWNREVFGWIDLSVNKEVEKINAMDIMIADKYGDNIENLVKDRRGLSKRHRRNAISVLEGEEGHVEGVQEVKNEVRNHFENYFKEGDFRRAVPEGLDLAFLNEDDKMWLQRPFTEEEIKSAV